The Thermus brockianus genome window below encodes:
- a CDS encoding 2'-5' RNA ligase family protein, protein MYGVLVWPPPDLRTFLEGLQAQHGVRGFGPPHLNLRQPFDWPYEEEALKIALEGILRGHAPFRLRLGGWGYFPQGVVYLRAYGGSAFQRLFHALEPLAPPLKEIEGPSYLPHITLALGLDEEKAQVLAATLPLPPRRSFLVKEVALVKDQDGEDLVEVARFPLVSPRR, encoded by the coding sequence GTGTACGGGGTGCTGGTGTGGCCGCCCCCTGACCTCCGGACCTTCCTGGAAGGCTTGCAGGCCCAGCACGGGGTGCGGGGGTTTGGCCCGCCCCACCTCAACCTGCGCCAGCCCTTTGACTGGCCTTATGAGGAAGAGGCCCTGAAAATCGCCCTCGAGGGCATCCTGCGGGGGCATGCCCCCTTCCGCCTGCGGCTGGGCGGGTGGGGCTATTTTCCCCAGGGGGTGGTCTACCTCCGGGCCTATGGAGGTAGCGCCTTCCAAAGGCTTTTCCACGCCCTCGAGCCCCTGGCCCCGCCCTTGAAGGAGATAGAGGGCCCGAGCTACCTGCCCCACATCACCCTGGCCTTGGGCCTTGACGAGGAAAAGGCCCAGGTCTTGGCCGCAACGCTTCCCCTGCCTCCCCGGCGCTCCTTCTTGGTGAAGGAGGTGGCCCTGGTGAAGGACCAGGACGGGGAGGACCTGGTTGAGGTGGCGCGGTTTCCCCTTGTCAGCCCAAGGCGATGA
- a CDS encoding phosphoribosyltransferase, with protein MEREAPSWDELLALVRLLAGKLGEEPFDLLLGIARGGLIPAALLAQALSIRNILTAAVMFYEEGEETLPEPVFLQFPPDPLLFGKRVLVVDDVWDSGRTAFAVKGRIQRAGGVPVVATLHFKPGRNRVPDRPDFYAKETGAWVVYPWAPEVWL; from the coding sequence ATGGAGCGGGAGGCGCCTTCGTGGGACGAGCTTCTCGCCTTGGTCCGCCTCCTGGCCGGGAAGCTTGGGGAAGAGCCCTTTGACCTCCTCCTGGGCATCGCCCGGGGGGGCCTCATCCCCGCGGCCCTCCTGGCCCAGGCCCTTTCCATCCGCAACATCCTCACCGCGGCGGTGATGTTCTACGAAGAGGGGGAGGAAACCCTGCCCGAGCCCGTTTTCCTCCAGTTCCCCCCTGACCCCCTCCTCTTCGGCAAGCGGGTCTTGGTGGTGGACGACGTCTGGGACTCGGGGCGCACCGCTTTCGCCGTGAAGGGGCGCATCCAAAGGGCGGGGGGTGTGCCCGTGGTGGCTACCCTCCACTTCAAACCGGGCCGCAACCGGGTGCCGGACCGCCCCGATTTCTACGCCAAGGAAACGGGGGCCTGGGTGGTCTATCCCTGGGCCCCCGAGGTCTGGCTTTAG
- a CDS encoding DMT family transporter, protein MDATGLALGFGLLSALTWGAGDFGGGMAAKTARPQAVVLWTSLLGGLLFLALAQARQEPFRPQDLPFALLGGALGAVGLYSLYQALAQGTMSLAAPVAGVVGAALPVAWGLLQEGWPGTWPALGLGVGLWGVWLASRPEGKAKPLGLPWAFLAGLGFGGFYVLMDRVEGLLWPAASGKLTAFALVLLFFPRPKVHLPKAALPWVLLAALGDAGGNLFFLLAAQAGRLDVAALVSSFYPATTVALAWLFLGERLGPARTLGVLLSLLALGLIALG, encoded by the coding sequence ATGGACGCCACCGGACTCGCCTTGGGCTTCGGCCTCCTTTCCGCCCTCACCTGGGGGGCGGGGGACTTCGGGGGCGGAATGGCGGCCAAAACCGCCCGCCCCCAAGCGGTGGTCCTCTGGACCTCCCTCTTGGGAGGGCTCCTCTTCCTGGCTTTGGCTCAGGCCCGACAGGAGCCCTTCCGCCCCCAGGACCTGCCCTTCGCCCTTTTGGGCGGGGCTTTGGGGGCCGTGGGCCTTTATAGCCTTTACCAGGCCCTCGCCCAAGGGACCATGAGCCTGGCCGCCCCCGTGGCTGGGGTGGTGGGGGCGGCCCTCCCCGTGGCCTGGGGCCTCCTTCAGGAGGGCTGGCCCGGAACCTGGCCCGCCTTGGGCCTGGGGGTAGGGCTTTGGGGGGTATGGCTGGCCTCGAGGCCCGAAGGAAAGGCCAAACCCTTAGGCCTTCCCTGGGCCTTCCTCGCCGGGCTAGGCTTTGGCGGCTTCTACGTCCTCATGGACCGGGTGGAAGGCCTCCTCTGGCCCGCCGCCTCGGGCAAGCTCACCGCCTTTGCCCTGGTCCTCCTCTTCTTTCCCCGGCCCAAGGTCCATCTTCCCAAAGCCGCCCTCCCCTGGGTCCTCCTCGCCGCCCTAGGGGACGCCGGGGGCAACCTCTTCTTCCTCCTCGCCGCCCAAGCGGGGCGGCTGGACGTGGCCGCCTTGGTTTCCTCCTTCTACCCCGCCACCACGGTGGCCTTGGCCTGGCTCTTCTTAGGAGAGCGCCTCGGCCCTGCCCGCACCCTTGGAGTTCTCCTAAGCCTCCTCGCCTTGGGCCTCATCGCCTTGGGCTGA
- a CDS encoding malate dehydrogenase — protein sequence MKSPVRVAVTGAAGQIGYSLLFRIAAGEMLGKDQPIILQLLEIPQALRALDGVIMELEDCAFPLLAGVVATDDPKVAFKDADYALLVGAAPRKAGMERRDLLEMNGKIFTEQGRALAEVAKKEVKVLVVGNPANTNALIAYKNAPGLNPRNFTAMTRLDHNRAKAQLAKKTGVAVDRIRRIAVWGNHSSTMFPDLFHAEVDGKPALELVDMEWYEKEFIPTVAGRGAAIIQARGASSAASAANAAIEHIRDWALGTPEEDWVSMAVPSQGEYGIPEGIVYSFPVTAKDGEYRIVEGLTINEFARKRMEITAQELLDEMAQVKALGLI from the coding sequence ATGAAAAGCCCTGTTCGCGTGGCGGTCACCGGCGCCGCAGGCCAGATCGGTTATAGCCTTCTCTTCCGCATCGCCGCGGGGGAGATGCTGGGCAAGGACCAGCCCATCATCCTGCAGCTTCTGGAAATCCCCCAAGCCCTGAGAGCCCTAGATGGGGTCATCATGGAGCTGGAGGACTGCGCCTTCCCGCTTTTGGCCGGGGTGGTGGCCACCGACGACCCCAAGGTGGCCTTTAAGGACGCCGACTACGCCCTTCTGGTGGGGGCGGCCCCCCGTAAGGCGGGCATGGAGCGGCGCGACCTCCTGGAGATGAACGGCAAGATCTTCACCGAGCAGGGCCGGGCCCTGGCGGAGGTGGCCAAGAAGGAGGTGAAGGTGCTGGTGGTGGGCAACCCCGCCAACACCAACGCCCTCATCGCCTACAAGAACGCCCCGGGCCTAAACCCCCGGAACTTCACCGCCATGACCCGCCTGGACCACAACCGGGCCAAGGCCCAGCTGGCCAAGAAGACGGGGGTGGCCGTGGACCGGATCCGCCGCATCGCCGTCTGGGGCAACCACTCCTCCACCATGTTCCCCGACCTCTTCCACGCCGAGGTGGACGGGAAGCCGGCCCTGGAACTCGTGGACATGGAATGGTACGAGAAGGAGTTTATCCCCACCGTGGCGGGGCGGGGTGCGGCCATCATCCAGGCCCGGGGGGCCTCCAGCGCCGCCAGCGCCGCCAACGCCGCCATTGAGCACATCCGCGACTGGGCCTTGGGCACGCCGGAGGAGGACTGGGTATCCATGGCCGTCCCCTCCCAAGGGGAGTACGGCATCCCCGAGGGCATCGTCTACTCCTTCCCCGTGACCGCCAAGGACGGGGAGTACCGCATTGTGGAGGGGCTTACCATCAACGAGTTCGCCCGCAAGCGCATGGAAATCACGGCCCAAGAGCTCCTGGACGAGATGGCGCAGGTGAAGGCCCTAGGCCTCATCTAA
- a CDS encoding NUDIX hydrolase: protein MSRTYLYRGRILNLALEGRYEIVEHKPAVAIIALREGKMLFVRQMRPAVGLAPLEIPAGLIEPGEDPLQAAHRELAEETGLMGDLTPLFSFYVSPGFTDEKTFVFLAQNLKEAKATPDEDEAIEVVWLEPEKALELHQKGQVEFSATGLVGVLYYHAFLRGS, encoded by the coding sequence GTGAGCCGCACCTACCTTTACCGGGGGCGCATCCTGAACCTGGCCCTGGAAGGGCGCTACGAGATCGTGGAGCACAAGCCGGCGGTGGCCATCATCGCCCTCCGGGAGGGCAAGATGCTCTTCGTCCGCCAGATGCGCCCCGCCGTGGGCCTTGCCCCTTTGGAAATCCCGGCGGGGCTCATAGAGCCCGGGGAAGACCCCTTACAGGCAGCCCATAGGGAGCTTGCCGAGGAGACGGGGCTCATGGGGGACCTCACCCCTCTTTTCAGTTTCTACGTCTCCCCCGGCTTCACCGACGAAAAAACCTTCGTCTTCCTAGCGCAAAACCTCAAGGAGGCGAAGGCCACCCCCGACGAGGACGAGGCCATAGAGGTGGTCTGGCTGGAGCCGGAAAAGGCCTTGGAGCTACACCAAAAGGGCCAGGTGGAGTTCTCCGCCACCGGGCTTGTGGGGGTCCTTTACTACCATGCTTTTCTCCGAGGTAGCTGA
- a CDS encoding tetratricopeptide repeat protein: MGPETPLRASLRQAVERTLGDPDALLAKAKLPAPLALAFRYSLGLEGRPPWPREDLEGAILEAWKRFLAGLGKPLLIVLKDHHTPDRTLERFLQEELPENVLLLVESRLPLFAPSLALKGSKAPPLLALQPALDALPPGERRALLAYGVLGEAPEALVKKLAGPFSKERLLREGLLAGESPLPEVREAALALVPEATAKAWHGEAARFHLEAQNLRQAAFHLARAGRGLEAAQILRSLAQAAWHQGHPEKALPLYQEALAIAPSSWQAFLTQEVQDAQASLGQGPEAEAGPRRQDPALRAFRQVQNPLDLLPLLPGLKPYPQEEAQARLLLAGALWRRFQPQRALEVLSPFHPALPPSLHLHRQSLRAGLLMDLGRYREAEALLAEGAEGDREAQVRFRVTRLRLLLETGRLPQALAEGEAHYGETPHPWLAAALLSAWTLRGRFREDLFQEALKHPDGRGLAALALAHHRWQEGLDPVPLLKEALREARRLSNPYVHHLALTSLALYLWPLAPRKAQALSQHLLYQTHRTGFAVHHEVARLLRAQLLLESGEPVEHLLGFSPSVPLTQAWHGLLAGKPPGRELRGYGILGRWVQRLWLERGMAWTRRKR; encoded by the coding sequence ATGGGCCCGGAAACCCCCTTGCGGGCAAGCCTTCGCCAAGCGGTGGAGCGCACCCTGGGCGACCCCGATGCCCTTCTGGCCAAGGCGAAGCTTCCCGCCCCCCTCGCCCTGGCCTTCCGCTACAGCCTGGGCCTCGAGGGCCGCCCCCCTTGGCCCCGCGAAGACCTGGAAGGGGCCATCCTCGAGGCCTGGAAGCGGTTTTTGGCCGGCTTGGGAAAACCCCTCCTTATCGTCCTCAAGGACCACCACACCCCCGACCGCACCCTGGAGCGCTTCCTCCAGGAAGAGCTTCCCGAAAACGTGCTTCTCCTGGTGGAAAGCCGCCTCCCCCTCTTCGCCCCCAGCCTGGCCCTAAAGGGGAGCAAAGCACCCCCTCTCCTCGCCCTGCAGCCCGCCCTAGACGCCCTGCCTCCGGGAGAAAGGCGGGCTCTTTTGGCCTACGGGGTCCTGGGGGAAGCGCCGGAAGCCTTGGTAAAGAAGCTTGCGGGCCCCTTCTCTAAGGAAAGGCTCCTCCGGGAGGGCCTATTGGCAGGGGAAAGCCCCTTACCCGAGGTGCGGGAAGCAGCCCTGGCCCTGGTCCCCGAGGCCACGGCCAAAGCCTGGCACGGAGAGGCCGCCCGCTTCCACCTGGAAGCGCAGAACCTACGCCAGGCTGCTTTTCACCTAGCCCGGGCCGGAAGGGGCCTGGAGGCCGCCCAAATCCTCCGATCCTTGGCCCAGGCCGCCTGGCACCAGGGCCACCCGGAAAAAGCCCTCCCCCTCTACCAAGAGGCCCTGGCCATAGCCCCCAGTTCCTGGCAAGCCTTCTTGACCCAAGAGGTCCAGGACGCCCAGGCCTCCTTGGGGCAAGGCCCGGAGGCGGAAGCGGGCCCGAGGCGCCAAGACCCCGCTCTACGGGCCTTCCGTCAGGTCCAAAACCCCCTAGACCTCCTCCCCCTCCTCCCCGGGCTCAAGCCCTACCCCCAGGAGGAAGCCCAAGCCCGCCTCCTCCTGGCTGGGGCGCTTTGGCGCCGCTTCCAACCCCAGCGGGCCCTGGAGGTCCTAAGCCCCTTTCACCCCGCCTTACCCCCATCCCTCCACCTCCACCGCCAAAGCCTTCGGGCGGGCCTCCTCATGGACCTGGGCCGCTACCGGGAAGCGGAAGCCCTCTTGGCCGAGGGGGCGGAGGGAGACCGGGAGGCCCAGGTACGCTTCCGGGTCACCCGGTTGCGCCTTCTTTTGGAAACGGGCCGGCTCCCCCAGGCCCTTGCGGAGGGAGAGGCCCACTATGGGGAAACCCCCCATCCCTGGCTCGCCGCCGCCCTCCTCAGCGCCTGGACCCTCCGGGGCCGCTTCCGAGAGGACCTTTTCCAGGAGGCCCTAAAGCACCCGGACGGCCGGGGCCTCGCCGCCTTGGCCCTGGCCCACCACCGCTGGCAAGAGGGCCTGGACCCCGTGCCCCTCCTCAAAGAGGCCCTGCGGGAAGCCCGCCGCCTTTCCAATCCCTACGTGCACCACCTGGCCCTCACCTCCTTGGCCCTTTACCTCTGGCCCTTAGCCCCCAGGAAGGCCCAGGCCCTCTCCCAGCACCTCCTCTACCAGACCCACCGCACGGGCTTCGCCGTGCACCACGAGGTGGCGAGACTCCTAAGGGCCCAGCTCCTCCTGGAAAGCGGGGAACCCGTGGAGCACCTCCTGGGGTTCTCCCCCTCTGTCCCCTTGACCCAAGCCTGGCACGGCCTCCTGGCCGGAAAACCCCCGGGGCGGGAGCTCAGGGGATACGGTATCCTGGGGAGGTGGGTTCAGCGCCTTTGGCTTGAGCGGGGGATGGCATGGACACGGCGCAAGCGGTAG
- a CDS encoding methyltransferase: MSLTLEAYHRLTPLPREGGLLYVKPGARGYRDPVYDALQKAVAPFGERALDLNPGVGWGSLPLEGRMAVERLETSRAAFRCLAASGLGARLAPPWEVEEGAYDLVVLALPAGRGTAYVEATLLSAARALRLGGRVYLAGDKNKGFERYFKEARALFGYGEVIQREGPVRVALLEKEKEAPPLPPLWRSFQAKLLGETFTFHHLPGVFSAGKVDPASILLLQALRNALGPEGVRGKRVLDLGAGYGALTLPLAQWGGEVTAVEDDLVSVLSLNRSLAENRLQARVLHSDVDEALTEGEQFDIIVTNPPFHVGGAVILDVAQAFVEAAAARLAPGGGFFLVANPFLKYEPLLEERFGAFKTLLVREYKVLYAQKEGGRR; this comes from the coding sequence GTGAGCCTGACCCTCGAGGCCTACCACCGCCTCACCCCCCTGCCCCGGGAAGGCGGCCTTCTTTACGTGAAACCGGGCGCCCGGGGCTACCGGGACCCCGTCTACGATGCCTTGCAAAAGGCCGTGGCCCCCTTTGGGGAGCGCGCCTTGGACCTGAACCCCGGCGTGGGCTGGGGCAGCCTCCCCCTGGAAGGGCGCATGGCGGTGGAACGGCTGGAAACCTCCCGGGCCGCTTTCCGCTGCCTAGCGGCGAGCGGCCTAGGGGCTCGGCTTGCCCCCCCATGGGAGGTGGAGGAAGGCGCTTATGACCTGGTGGTCCTGGCGCTCCCCGCAGGCCGGGGGACCGCCTACGTGGAGGCCACCTTGCTGTCCGCCGCCCGGGCCTTGCGCCTTGGGGGAAGGGTCTACCTGGCGGGGGACAAGAACAAGGGCTTTGAGCGCTACTTCAAGGAGGCCAGGGCCCTTTTCGGGTACGGGGAGGTCATCCAGCGGGAAGGCCCCGTGCGGGTGGCCCTCCTGGAAAAGGAGAAGGAGGCCCCACCCCTGCCTCCCCTTTGGCGAAGCTTCCAGGCAAAGCTTCTTGGGGAAACCTTCACCTTTCACCACCTTCCCGGGGTCTTCTCCGCCGGCAAGGTGGACCCCGCCTCCATCCTGCTCCTCCAAGCCCTCCGGAACGCCCTAGGCCCGGAAGGGGTGCGGGGCAAGCGGGTGCTGGACCTGGGGGCAGGCTACGGAGCCCTCACCTTGCCCCTCGCCCAGTGGGGCGGCGAGGTGACGGCGGTGGAGGACGATCTGGTCTCGGTACTCTCCCTAAACCGGAGCTTGGCGGAAAACCGCCTCCAGGCGCGAGTCCTGCACTCGGACGTGGACGAGGCCTTGACGGAAGGGGAGCAGTTTGACATCATAGTTACGAACCCCCCTTTTCACGTGGGGGGTGCGGTCATCCTGGATGTGGCCCAGGCGTTCGTGGAAGCGGCGGCGGCCCGGCTAGCGCCGGGCGGTGGGTTTTTCCTGGTGGCGAACCCCTTTCTCAAGTACGAGCCCTTGCTGGAGGAGCGCTTCGGCGCCTTCAAAACCCTCTTGGTGAGGGAGTACAAGGTGCTTTACGCCCAAAAGGAGGGAGGACGGCGTTGA
- the rpoD gene encoding RNA polymerase sigma factor RpoD: MKKAKTKKTKVQETEAKDTLTALEALPEAEAPGEDLADLPDPDPELLEAEGDLALLDEGLDLDADLLLPEAEGEEVFEEAEEEELVLPKVSTSDPVRQYLHEIGQVPLLTLEEEIELARKVEEGMEAIKKLSEATGLDQDLIREVVRAKILGTARIQEIPGLKGRLDPQTVEEVDQKLKSLPKELKRYLHIAREGEAARQHLIEANLRLVVSIAKKYTGRGLSFLDLIQEGNQGLIRAVEKFEYKRRFKFSTYATWWIRQAINRAIADQARTIRIPVHMVETINKLSRTARQLQQELGREPTYEEIAEAMGPGWDAKRVEETLKIAQEPVSLETPIGDEKDSFYGDFIPDEHLPSPVEAAAQSLLSEELEKALSKLSEREAMVLKLRKGLIDGREHTLEEVGAYFGVTRERIRQIENKALRKLKYHESRTRKLRDFLD; encoded by the coding sequence TTGAAAAAGGCCAAGACCAAGAAGACGAAGGTGCAGGAGACCGAGGCCAAGGACACCCTCACCGCCTTAGAAGCCCTTCCGGAGGCGGAGGCCCCGGGGGAGGACCTCGCCGACCTCCCCGACCCCGATCCCGAGCTCTTGGAAGCCGAGGGGGACCTCGCCCTTTTGGACGAAGGGCTGGACTTGGACGCCGACCTCCTCCTCCCCGAGGCGGAGGGTGAGGAGGTTTTTGAGGAGGCGGAGGAGGAGGAACTCGTCCTTCCCAAGGTTTCCACCTCTGACCCCGTGCGCCAGTACCTGCACGAGATCGGGCAGGTGCCCCTCCTCACCCTGGAAGAGGAGATTGAGCTCGCAAGGAAGGTGGAGGAGGGCATGGAGGCCATCAAGAAGCTCTCCGAAGCCACGGGGCTGGACCAGGACCTCATCCGCGAGGTGGTGCGGGCCAAGATCCTGGGCACCGCCCGCATCCAGGAAATCCCCGGCCTCAAGGGCAGGCTGGACCCCCAAACGGTGGAGGAGGTGGATCAGAAGCTAAAAAGCCTCCCCAAGGAGCTCAAGCGCTACCTGCACATCGCCCGGGAAGGGGAGGCGGCGCGGCAACACCTCATTGAGGCCAACCTGCGCCTCGTGGTCTCCATCGCCAAGAAGTACACGGGGCGGGGCCTATCGTTCCTTGACCTCATCCAGGAGGGTAACCAAGGCCTCATCCGGGCGGTGGAGAAGTTTGAGTACAAGCGCCGCTTCAAGTTCTCCACCTACGCCACCTGGTGGATCCGGCAGGCCATCAACCGGGCCATCGCCGACCAGGCCCGCACCATCCGCATCCCGGTTCACATGGTGGAGACCATCAACAAGCTCTCCCGCACCGCAAGGCAACTGCAGCAGGAGCTGGGCCGGGAGCCCACCTACGAGGAGATCGCCGAGGCCATGGGCCCGGGCTGGGACGCCAAGCGGGTGGAGGAAACCCTTAAAATCGCCCAGGAACCCGTGTCCCTGGAAACCCCCATCGGGGACGAGAAGGATAGCTTCTACGGCGACTTCATCCCCGACGAGCACCTTCCCTCCCCCGTGGAGGCGGCGGCGCAAAGCCTCCTTTCCGAGGAGCTGGAAAAGGCCCTCTCCAAGCTCTCCGAGCGGGAGGCCATGGTCCTCAAGCTCCGCAAGGGGCTCATTGACGGCCGGGAGCACACCCTCGAGGAGGTGGGGGCCTACTTCGGCGTGACCCGGGAAAGGATCCGGCAGATTGAGAACAAGGCCCTGAGGAAGCTCAAGTACCACGAGTCCCGCACGCGGAAGCTCCGGGACTTCCTGGACTGA
- a CDS encoding aspartate kinase, protein MALVVQKYGGTSVGDLERIHKVAQRIAHYREKGHKLAVVVSAMGHTTDELIALAKRVNPRPPFRELDLLTTTGEQVSVALLSMQLWAMGIPAKGFVQHQIGITTDGRYGDARILEVDPRRIQEAMDGGYVAVIAGFMGTTPEGEITTLGRGGSDTTAVAIAAALGAKECEIYTDTEGVYTTDPHLIPEARKLDVIGYDQMLEMAALGARVLHPRAVYYAKRYGVVLHVRSSFSYNPGTLVKEVDMEMGKVVTGAALDLDHAQIGLIGIPDQPGIAAKVFQALAERGIAVDMIIQGVPGHDPSRQQMAFTVKKDFAQEALEALEPVLAEIGGEAILRPDIAKVSIVGVGLASAPEIPAKMFQAVASTGANIEMIATSEVRISVIIPAEYAEAALRAVHQAFELDKP, encoded by the coding sequence GTGGCCCTGGTGGTTCAAAAGTACGGCGGCACGTCCGTGGGCGACCTAGAGCGCATCCACAAGGTGGCCCAGCGCATCGCCCATTACCGGGAGAAGGGGCATAAACTTGCGGTGGTGGTCTCGGCCATGGGGCACACCACGGACGAGCTCATCGCCCTGGCCAAGCGGGTGAACCCGAGACCTCCTTTCCGCGAGCTAGACCTCCTCACCACCACGGGGGAGCAAGTTTCCGTGGCCCTCCTTTCCATGCAGCTTTGGGCCATGGGCATCCCTGCCAAGGGGTTTGTCCAGCACCAGATCGGCATCACCACCGACGGGCGCTACGGCGATGCCCGTATCCTCGAGGTGGACCCAAGGCGCATCCAAGAGGCCATGGACGGGGGCTACGTGGCGGTGATCGCCGGCTTTATGGGCACCACCCCGGAGGGGGAGATCACCACCTTGGGCCGCGGCGGTTCGGACACCACCGCCGTGGCCATCGCCGCCGCCTTGGGGGCCAAGGAGTGCGAGATCTACACGGACACGGAAGGGGTCTACACCACCGACCCCCACCTAATCCCCGAGGCGCGGAAGCTGGACGTCATCGGCTACGACCAGATGCTGGAGATGGCGGCCCTGGGGGCCAGGGTGCTCCACCCCCGGGCCGTCTACTACGCCAAGCGCTACGGGGTGGTGCTTCACGTGCGCTCCAGCTTCTCCTACAACCCCGGTACCCTGGTGAAGGAGGTTGACATGGAAATGGGCAAGGTGGTGACGGGCGCGGCCTTGGACCTGGACCACGCCCAGATCGGGCTTATCGGCATTCCCGACCAGCCGGGCATCGCCGCCAAGGTCTTCCAGGCCTTGGCGGAGCGGGGCATCGCCGTGGACATGATCATCCAAGGGGTGCCCGGCCACGACCCTTCCCGGCAGCAAATGGCCTTCACCGTGAAGAAGGACTTCGCCCAGGAGGCCCTCGAGGCCCTGGAGCCCGTCTTGGCGGAGATTGGCGGGGAGGCTATCCTGAGGCCGGACATCGCCAAGGTTTCCATCGTGGGGGTGGGGCTCGCCTCGGCCCCGGAGATCCCCGCCAAGATGTTCCAGGCGGTGGCCTCCACCGGGGCCAACATTGAGATGATCGCCACCAGCGAGGTGCGCATCTCCGTCATCATCCCCGCCGAGTACGCCGAGGCCGCCCTGCGCGCTGTGCACCAGGCCTTTGAACTGGATAAGCCCTGA
- the dnaG gene encoding DNA primase: MDTAQAVEAIKRRLSLKEVVSRYVALKPAGRGRWKGLCPFHQEKTPSFYVDEEKGLFHCFGCKAGGDLFAFVERIEGLDFPAALERLAEEAGVELPQKPGAPQNRKELLEVLRLAQAYFQEALAASEEAKGYLQSRGLSKESVARFGLGYAPAKADGLLTHLVRHGVSPEEGLKAGVLAEKEGRFFDRFRHRITFPIKDHLGRIVAFTGRALGEETPKYLNSPETPLFRKREVLFAYPEAKARLREGRAIVVEGLFDAIALHQMGFGETVAVLGSGLSEEQARLLKSQEVREVYLAFDADEAGQKAALQSLDLEMARQFLFYAVRLPVKDPGELLLLEDGPARFQKALEAALPEVEFRFQEAAKGLDLTQPEHKRKVLEALTPRMLSPEPFDPVAERLKALVVEKLGLSPRQLEEYLASRKRGRPAPPPPPKAEPKDRALLLELDVMALLLSLPEERFLDWVLYVSDHVWPPTGSLLAEFLDLARREPRRDYLRQVLSRKEAGGLFLEKLMMAPPLEEPRFPEVMEKTLARLREAYYLERRAKLKALLAQEPRMELLKEIQELDQAIEAERRIYRGL, from the coding sequence ATGGACACGGCGCAAGCGGTAGAGGCCATCAAGCGCCGCCTCTCCTTGAAGGAGGTGGTTTCCCGCTACGTGGCCCTGAAGCCCGCGGGCCGGGGGCGGTGGAAGGGCCTGTGCCCCTTCCACCAGGAAAAGACCCCCTCCTTCTACGTGGACGAGGAGAAGGGCCTCTTCCACTGCTTCGGGTGCAAGGCGGGCGGGGACCTTTTCGCCTTCGTGGAGCGCATAGAGGGGTTGGACTTCCCCGCCGCCCTGGAGCGCCTGGCGGAGGAGGCCGGGGTGGAGCTTCCGCAAAAGCCCGGCGCCCCGCAAAATCGGAAGGAGCTCCTCGAGGTCCTGCGCCTGGCCCAGGCCTACTTCCAAGAGGCCCTCGCCGCCTCGGAGGAGGCCAAGGGCTACCTGCAAAGCCGGGGTCTTAGCAAGGAAAGCGTGGCCCGCTTCGGCTTGGGCTACGCCCCGGCCAAGGCCGATGGCCTCCTCACCCACCTCGTGCGCCACGGGGTGAGCCCGGAAGAGGGCCTGAAGGCGGGGGTGCTGGCGGAAAAGGAGGGGCGCTTTTTTGACCGCTTCCGCCACCGCATCACCTTCCCCATCAAGGACCACCTGGGCCGCATCGTGGCCTTCACGGGGAGGGCCTTGGGGGAGGAAACCCCCAAGTACCTGAACTCCCCGGAAACCCCCCTCTTCCGCAAGCGGGAGGTCCTCTTCGCCTACCCCGAGGCCAAGGCTAGGCTCCGGGAAGGGCGGGCCATCGTGGTGGAGGGCCTTTTTGACGCCATCGCCCTGCACCAGATGGGCTTTGGGGAAACCGTGGCCGTGCTGGGCTCCGGGCTTTCCGAGGAGCAGGCCCGGCTTTTAAAAAGCCAAGAGGTGCGGGAGGTCTACCTAGCCTTTGACGCCGACGAGGCGGGGCAGAAGGCCGCCTTGCAGAGCCTGGACCTGGAGATGGCGCGGCAGTTTCTCTTCTACGCCGTGCGCCTGCCCGTGAAGGACCCTGGGGAGCTCCTCCTTTTGGAAGACGGCCCCGCCCGCTTCCAGAAGGCCTTGGAAGCGGCGCTCCCGGAGGTGGAGTTCCGCTTCCAGGAGGCCGCCAAGGGCCTAGACCTCACCCAGCCGGAGCACAAGCGGAAGGTCCTCGAGGCCCTCACCCCGAGGATGCTTTCCCCCGAGCCCTTTGATCCCGTGGCCGAGCGGCTTAAGGCCCTGGTGGTGGAAAAGCTGGGCCTTTCCCCGAGGCAACTGGAGGAGTACCTGGCAAGCCGCAAACGAGGCCGGCCCGCCCCACCCCCGCCCCCCAAGGCCGAGCCCAAGGACCGGGCCCTCCTTTTGGAGCTGGACGTCATGGCCCTCCTCCTTTCCCTTCCCGAGGAGCGCTTCTTGGACTGGGTCCTCTACGTTTCCGACCACGTCTGGCCCCCCACAGGCTCCCTCCTCGCCGAGTTTTTGGACCTGGCCCGGCGGGAACCCCGGCGGGACTACCTGAGGCAGGTGCTAAGCCGCAAGGAGGCGGGGGGGCTCTTCTTGGAAAAGCTCATGATGGCCCCACCCCTGGAAGAACCCCGCTTCCCCGAGGTCATGGAAAAGACCCTCGCCCGCCTGCGGGAGGCCTACTACCTGGAACGGCGGGCGAAACTCAAGGCCCTTCTGGCCCAGGAACCCCGGATGGAGCTCCTTAAGGAGATCCAGGAGCTGGACCAGGCCATTGAGGCGGAGCGGCGCATCTACCGGGGGCTTTAG